From the Thermovirga lienii DSM 17291 genome, one window contains:
- a CDS encoding ribosome-binding factor A (PFAM: Ribosome-binding factor A~TIGRFAM: ribosome-binding factor A~COGs: COG0858 Ribosome-binding factor A~InterPro IPR020053: IPR000238~KEGG: tai:Taci_0991 ribosome-binding factor A~PFAM: ribosome-binding factor A~SPTR: Ribosome-binding factor A;~TIGRFAM: ribosome-binding factor A), with protein sequence MTSFRMQRINKELLREISILLQSEIKDERAKRAILIEVDCSKDLSHAKVYYTTLRKEDREEVQKGLDKASKLIRSILGRQMHLRQIPELRFEYDLVEEKARKLEAVLDSIKSKEDSKKEGPEESL encoded by the coding sequence ATGACGTCTTTTAGAATGCAACGCATTAATAAAGAGCTTTTGAGGGAGATATCGATTCTTCTTCAAAGCGAGATAAAGGACGAGCGCGCTAAGAGGGCTATTCTGATAGAGGTTGACTGCTCAAAGGACCTTAGTCACGCAAAAGTGTATTACACCACGTTGCGGAAGGAAGACCGAGAAGAGGTCCAAAAGGGCCTTGATAAAGCCTCCAAGCTGATTCGGTCCATTTTGGGAAGGCAGATGCATTTACGACAAATACCAGAACTTAGGTTCGAATATGATTTGGTAGAGGAAAAGGCCAGGAAGTTGGAGGCTGTGTTGGATTCCATAAAGTCCAAGGAGGATAGCAAGAAAGAAGGTCCGGAGGAGAGTTTATGA
- a CDS encoding phosphoesterase RecJ domain protein (PFAM: DHHA1 domain; DHH family~COGs: COG0618 Exopolyphosphatase-related protein~InterPro IPR001667: IPR003156~KEGG: aco:Amico_0969 phosphoesterase DHHA1~PFAM: phosphoesterase RecJ domain protein; phosphoesterase DHHA1~SPTR: Phosphoesterase RecJ domain protein), producing the protein MREPFASIREALLNARCWLVLAHEKPDGDSLGCGSALVRRAEVLNKDVIWCGPDEIPEMYAFLYGIERYEVLESVEVPKDSVVVAIDIASLGRTTELLVGENSEDVLIVNIDHHGDNTCYGAINLVREEASSVAEIIWLMYNEFGWEVFSEEALGLYVALATDSGHFRFSNTSSQTHAVAAELLRIGELDPQKIFTQIYENRPIRKMRLWGKAFIKAELHLSGRLCVCCLTNGDFEECGAKKEDTEHLVNEFLSIKDVMTAVLLVEDENGTKASIRTREPVDAREIARIWSGGGHVRAAGCRMEVPVEEAKELILKEIGAIYAERGYLIK; encoded by the coding sequence ATGAGGGAACCTTTTGCTTCTATAAGGGAAGCCCTTTTGAACGCTAGGTGCTGGCTAGTCTTAGCTCACGAAAAGCCTGATGGCGACTCTTTAGGATGCGGAAGTGCTCTCGTCCGGAGGGCTGAAGTGCTGAACAAGGATGTCATCTGGTGTGGTCCCGATGAAATCCCTGAAATGTATGCTTTCCTGTATGGGATCGAGAGATATGAAGTCTTAGAAAGTGTAGAAGTTCCAAAGGACTCGGTGGTCGTAGCTATAGATATAGCGTCTTTAGGTAGGACCACCGAGTTGTTAGTTGGAGAAAACAGTGAAGATGTTTTGATTGTTAACATTGATCATCATGGCGATAATACCTGTTATGGGGCAATAAATTTGGTTAGGGAAGAGGCTTCCTCGGTTGCAGAAATTATTTGGCTTATGTATAACGAATTTGGGTGGGAGGTCTTTTCAGAGGAGGCGCTGGGACTTTATGTGGCCCTAGCGACTGATTCTGGCCACTTTCGTTTTTCTAACACTTCCTCGCAAACTCATGCCGTTGCAGCTGAACTCCTCAGGATAGGGGAATTAGATCCCCAAAAAATTTTTACGCAGATATACGAAAACCGTCCGATAAGAAAAATGCGTTTATGGGGTAAGGCATTCATTAAAGCGGAGCTTCACCTGTCAGGCAGGTTGTGTGTCTGCTGCTTGACTAATGGGGACTTTGAGGAATGTGGTGCAAAAAAGGAAGATACCGAGCATTTGGTCAATGAGTTTCTGTCCATAAAAGATGTAATGACAGCCGTGTTACTAGTTGAGGATGAGAATGGCACAAAGGCGAGCATTAGAACACGAGAGCCTGTAGATGCAAGAGAAATCGCGAGGATATGGTCCGGTGGAGGTCATGTAAGAGCCGCAGGCTGTAGAATGGAAGTTCCAGTAGAAGAGGCAAAAGAGTTGATATTGAAGGAAATCGGAGCGATATATGCAGAACGGGGTTATCTTATTAAATAA
- a CDS encoding tRNA pseudouridine synthase B (PFAM: TruB family pseudouridylate synthase (N terminal domain)~TIGRFAM: tRNA pseudouridine 55 synthase~COGs: COG0130 Pseudouridine synthase~InterPro IPR014780: IPR002501~KEGG: aco:Amico_0968 tRNA pseudouridine synthase B~PFAM: pseudouridylate synthase TruB domain protein~SPTR: tRNA pseudouridine synthase B;~TIGRFAM: tRNA pseudouridine synthase B) yields the protein MQNGVILLNKRFGERSTRCVSKIKSLVGRGLKIGHAGTLDSTAEGLLVILLGSMTRTSSFIMELPKIYEVKAHLGYETDTLDSSGVIVKESCAEHVTRKDVEVSLASMLGWINQVPPKISAVRIEGKRSHELARKGVDISPAPKPVRVYKIEVCDFDLTEKSISLSIHCGKGTYIRSIIRDLGRALGCYATVTSLRRTYVGLMDLQDSVSLEQLQMGSVDKYLLKPYEILKNYTIYYIPEDLQRWIKAGNRVEPSKLVRRSWSPFGIGRHVVLVGRDFFSFAERMYISGKPLFKPVRTIMCSEEELRKEDIK from the coding sequence ATGCAGAACGGGGTTATCTTATTAAATAAACGTTTTGGGGAAAGAAGCACAAGATGTGTTAGCAAAATCAAATCACTAGTTGGAAGGGGCCTTAAGATCGGTCATGCCGGAACACTGGATTCTACGGCAGAAGGTCTGCTGGTGATTTTGTTAGGCTCCATGACTAGGACGTCAAGTTTCATCATGGAGCTTCCCAAAATCTACGAAGTGAAAGCGCACTTAGGGTATGAAACGGATACTTTAGATTCAAGTGGAGTGATCGTTAAAGAATCCTGCGCAGAACATGTAACAAGAAAAGATGTAGAAGTTTCTCTTGCCTCTATGTTGGGCTGGATTAATCAGGTCCCCCCAAAAATATCTGCTGTGCGGATAGAGGGTAAACGTTCCCATGAGTTAGCCAGAAAAGGGGTAGATATTTCTCCTGCTCCCAAACCAGTCCGAGTTTATAAGATTGAAGTATGTGACTTCGATTTAACAGAGAAATCTATTTCCTTGAGTATACACTGTGGGAAGGGCACGTATATTCGTAGCATTATTAGGGATCTGGGGAGGGCGTTGGGGTGTTATGCTACTGTGACCTCACTGAGGAGGACTTACGTGGGACTAATGGATTTGCAAGATAGCGTTTCGTTGGAGCAGTTGCAAATGGGCTCTGTCGATAAATATCTACTAAAGCCTTATGAAATACTAAAAAACTATACTATCTACTATATTCCTGAGGACCTTCAAAGATGGATCAAAGCCGGTAACAGAGTTGAACCGTCCAAGCTTGTGCGGCGGAGTTGGTCTCCCTTTGGAATAGGTAGGCATGTTGTGTTGGTTGGAAGGGATTTTTTCTCTTTTGCCGAACGGATGTATATATCAGGAAAGCCTTTATTCAAGCCTGTCAGAACCATTATGTGCAGCGAAGAAGAGCTTAGGAAGGAAGATATTAAATGA
- a CDS encoding riboflavin biosynthesis protein RibF (PFAM: Riboflavin kinase; FAD synthetase~TIGRFAM: riboflavin kinase/FMN adenylyltransferase~COGs: COG0196 FAD synthase~InterPro IPR002606: IPR015864: IPR015865~KEGG: tai:Taci_0988 riboflavin biosynthesis protein RibF~PFAM: Riboflavin kinase; FAD synthetase~SPTR: Riboflavin biosynthesis protein RibF;~TIGRFAM: riboflavin biosynthesis protein RibF) — protein MIVVLGAFDGFHKGHQALFDAASKMTLRLEDSWGVVTFSPHPQAVLSSDGFTFLFTEREREILARFFGIPELVRIQFTRKLAEMEPEDFVCFLEERFFIRGLVVGEDFRFGRLRKGNASMLKELAHVRGWQTSIVPQVSFDGDKISSSKIRVLVSLGDVRTAGNMLGYPFFLNGSVSHGEGRGRSLGFPTANIVPCTGKILPDRGVYAGAAAVEGEIFPAAINIGFNPTFEGIRSLRVEAHIVGFKGDIYNKKITIFFLEKIRQESKFLKVEELVEQIKKDVKATTDYWKREKKFKRVISMLGMHV, from the coding sequence ATGATAGTAGTGTTGGGAGCTTTTGATGGTTTTCATAAAGGGCATCAGGCGCTGTTTGACGCTGCGAGTAAGATGACTTTGCGTTTGGAGGATTCTTGGGGGGTAGTAACTTTTTCTCCTCATCCCCAGGCTGTGCTTTCAAGTGATGGCTTTACTTTTCTTTTTACAGAGAGAGAAAGAGAGATTTTAGCTCGTTTTTTTGGCATACCTGAGCTTGTTCGAATACAATTTACGAGAAAATTAGCAGAGATGGAGCCTGAAGATTTTGTTTGTTTTTTGGAAGAAAGGTTTTTTATACGTGGACTGGTGGTTGGTGAAGATTTTAGGTTTGGCCGTTTAAGGAAAGGGAATGCATCCATGCTTAAAGAGCTAGCACATGTCAGAGGGTGGCAGACGTCAATAGTCCCCCAGGTGTCTTTCGATGGAGATAAGATAAGCAGCTCCAAAATAAGAGTGCTTGTTTCTTTAGGCGATGTTCGGACAGCAGGAAACATGCTTGGGTATCCCTTTTTTTTGAACGGGTCCGTTTCTCATGGAGAAGGAAGGGGAAGGTCTCTGGGCTTCCCGACCGCGAATATAGTCCCCTGCACGGGGAAAATTTTACCTGATCGAGGTGTCTACGCGGGGGCGGCAGCTGTGGAGGGAGAAATATTTCCTGCAGCCATAAATATAGGTTTCAACCCGACGTTTGAAGGCATCAGATCTTTGAGGGTGGAAGCTCACATAGTAGGCTTCAAAGGCGATATATATAACAAAAAAATAACCATATTTTTCTTGGAAAAAATAAGGCAGGAATCTAAGTTTCTGAAGGTAGAGGAACTGGTGGAACAGATTAAAAAAGATGTAAAAGCAACCACTGATTATTGGAAAAGAGAGAAAAAGTTCAAGAGAGTGATCAGTATGCTTGGTATGCATGTTTGA
- a CDS encoding protein-L-isoaspartate O-methyltransferase (PFAM: Protein-L-isoaspartate(D-aspartate) O-methyltransferase (PCMT)~TIGRFAM: protein-L-isoaspartate(D-aspartate) O-methyltransferase~COGs: COG2518 Protein-L-isoaspartate carboxylmethyltransferase~InterPro IPR000682~KEGG: aco:Amico_0331 protein-L-isoaspartate O-methyltransferase~PFAM: protein-L-isoaspartate(D-aspartate) O-methyltransferase~PRIAM: Protein-L-isoaspartate(D-aspartate) O-methyltransferase~SPTR: Protein-L-isoaspartate O-methyltransferase;~TIGRFAM: protein-L-isoaspartate O-methyltransferase) has product MIFEERKWAELAENMVRTQIAARGISNGRILDALAKVPRHVFVPEELRFMAYDDCPLPIGYGQTISQPYMVARMTELLDPKAGEKVLEIGTGSGYQAAVLAYLGAKVFSIERIEPLAKRAQDNLRKLGLSASVIVGDGNKGLPEEAPFDAVIVTAASTEVAQAWKEQLKDDGRILLPLRLHSGVERLLLLIRSEGKEEEQWYDYCRFVPLLPGVEKTM; this is encoded by the coding sequence ATGATTTTTGAAGAGCGAAAATGGGCCGAGCTTGCAGAAAACATGGTCAGGACCCAAATAGCGGCGAGGGGAATTTCCAACGGAAGGATTTTGGATGCTTTAGCGAAGGTTCCTAGGCATGTATTTGTTCCGGAAGAACTTCGTTTCATGGCCTATGACGATTGCCCTTTGCCTATAGGGTATGGACAAACCATCTCTCAACCTTATATGGTGGCTCGAATGACAGAACTTTTGGACCCTAAGGCCGGAGAAAAAGTACTGGAAATAGGTACTGGTTCTGGTTACCAAGCCGCGGTATTGGCCTATTTAGGGGCGAAGGTTTTTTCAATCGAGAGAATTGAACCACTAGCAAAAAGAGCACAAGACAACCTTCGGAAATTAGGGCTCAGTGCCTCTGTTATTGTTGGTGACGGCAATAAAGGTTTACCCGAGGAAGCACCTTTTGATGCAGTGATTGTGACTGCAGCATCTACGGAAGTGGCTCAAGCTTGGAAAGAACAGCTGAAAGACGATGGTAGAATATTGTTGCCTTTACGATTACACTCTGGAGTGGAGCGGTTGTTGTTGCTTATACGTAGCGAAGGAAAAGAAGAAGAACAGTGGTACGATTATTGCCGCTTTGTCCCATTACTTCCTGGAGTAGAAAAAACAATGTAA
- a CDS encoding hypothetical protein (PFAM: Domain of unknown function (DUF1850)~KEGG: aco:Amico_0963 hypothetical protein~SPTR: Putative uncharacterized protein) — protein MAITIKSLKIMFWAALISTVLVFFIFVPIPSVKILVGDRVWFKVPVALGGKFETLYEHSVQKTPVIDEYVISCGRIWQWQERVKSHNAGLPFEVPRNGKFLATNGWFYFRGGRWNWNRFFLRVGNDILGKNIIVFGDGFIDGTPERTTYKLFTILRGRKLVVQWASTTIVSCLFSNESLRIVPNMVE, from the coding sequence ATGGCTATTACTATCAAGAGTCTGAAAATAATGTTTTGGGCAGCCTTGATTTCAACGGTCTTGGTGTTTTTCATTTTTGTGCCAATACCAAGCGTGAAAATACTAGTAGGTGACAGAGTTTGGTTTAAGGTTCCTGTGGCCTTGGGGGGGAAGTTTGAGACTTTGTATGAACATTCTGTTCAAAAGACTCCAGTGATAGATGAGTATGTAATAAGCTGTGGCCGAATATGGCAGTGGCAGGAGAGAGTAAAATCCCATAATGCTGGTCTTCCATTCGAGGTGCCAAGGAATGGTAAATTTCTTGCAACAAACGGCTGGTTTTATTTTAGGGGAGGGCGATGGAATTGGAACCGGTTCTTCTTGAGGGTTGGAAATGACATCTTGGGGAAAAACATCATTGTTTTTGGGGACGGTTTTATAGATGGGACTCCAGAAAGAACAACTTATAAATTGTTTACTATACTTAGAGGCAGAAAGCTTGTTGTACAATGGGCGTCTACGACGATTGTCTCATGTTTGTTCTCAAATGAAAGTCTCAGAATAGTGCCTAATATGGTAGAATAA
- a CDS encoding TRAP transporter, 4TM/12TM fusion protein (PFAM: DctM-like transporters~TIGRFAM: TRAP transporter, 4TM/12TM fusion protein~COGs: COG4666 TRAP-type uncharacterized transport system fused permease components~InterPro IPR011853: IPR010656~KEGG: aco:Amico_0962 TRAP transporter, 4TM/12TM fusion protein~PFAM: TRAP C4-dicarboxylate transport system permease DctM subunit~SPTR: TRAP transporter, 4TM/12TM fusion protein;~TIGRFAM: TRAP transporter, 4TM/12TM fusion protein): MNEEIKPKNGAKIAIEEIEKEAEKIDLDELRRKYDSEANTRDLRGWYALMVTAIAIALSAFHIYTSGFGLLLAIKQRAIHLAFVLFLVYMLYPPKKKGVIETKVPWYDFLLGGLAAFAALYHVIFFNDIIMRAGLPTTMDLTVGFIGILLLLEATRRVSNPILPGIAIFFLFYCYAGRYFPAMFAHRGFNVMRIINHMYMGTEGVFGIPLGVSATFVFMFILFGAFLEQTGMGRFIIDLSMALAGWSTGGPAKVAVVSSGLMGSISGSSVANVCTTGMFTIPLMKSVGYRPHFAGAVEAVASTGGQIMPPVMGAAAFIMAEFLGVPYLKVALAAVVPALLYYFAVIVQVHLEASRLGLKGLPREQLPKILPLLKAKGHLLIPLIGIIYFLLAGYTPLKAAFNGIVITVVVSFLNKETMMTLPKLKEAMESGAKGALGVACACGTVGIIVGTATLTGLGLRIASAIIALSGGILIVSLMLTMVACILLGAGLPTTANFIVTSTMAAPALLQLGVAPMAAYMFVLYFGIAADLSPPVALAAYAGSGIAGSDPMKTGATAVKLAIAGFLVPYIYVFNPMLVLVGFEPIPFLLSIATALLGVFLLGMGSIGYYKAEMALWQRVVAIGGAIALLIPGITTDIVGLAILVVMFLIQRQKAKAAAA; the protein is encoded by the coding sequence ATGAACGAGGAGATCAAGCCAAAGAATGGCGCTAAAATAGCGATCGAAGAGATCGAAAAAGAAGCCGAAAAAATTGACCTTGATGAACTTCGCAGAAAGTATGATAGCGAGGCCAATACCCGCGATCTTAGGGGATGGTACGCGCTAATGGTGACAGCCATTGCAATTGCTCTGTCAGCCTTTCATATTTATACATCAGGCTTTGGCCTTCTGCTTGCGATAAAACAGAGAGCAATCCATTTGGCGTTTGTCCTGTTTCTTGTTTACATGCTGTATCCCCCAAAGAAAAAGGGGGTTATAGAAACTAAAGTTCCTTGGTATGATTTTCTCTTAGGTGGTTTGGCTGCGTTCGCTGCCCTTTATCACGTTATATTTTTCAACGATATAATCATGAGGGCGGGACTTCCTACGACCATGGATCTTACTGTAGGATTTATAGGTATTTTGCTGCTCCTTGAAGCCACCAGGCGAGTATCGAACCCCATTTTGCCGGGCATAGCAATTTTCTTCCTTTTCTATTGTTATGCAGGCAGATATTTCCCCGCCATGTTTGCTCATAGAGGGTTCAATGTGATGAGGATAATCAACCATATGTACATGGGGACAGAGGGAGTGTTTGGTATACCCCTCGGCGTCTCTGCTACATTCGTTTTTATGTTTATCCTTTTTGGGGCCTTTTTGGAGCAGACAGGTATGGGGCGGTTTATAATTGATCTTTCAATGGCTCTGGCTGGGTGGTCCACAGGAGGACCTGCGAAGGTTGCAGTGGTCAGTTCTGGATTGATGGGATCCATATCAGGGTCCTCTGTCGCAAACGTCTGTACTACTGGAATGTTTACCATTCCGCTTATGAAGAGTGTTGGTTACAGGCCCCATTTTGCTGGAGCAGTCGAAGCCGTTGCTTCCACGGGGGGGCAGATAATGCCTCCTGTTATGGGTGCAGCAGCCTTCATAATGGCTGAATTTTTGGGGGTTCCTTATTTGAAAGTGGCCCTCGCTGCTGTAGTTCCTGCGTTGCTCTATTATTTTGCAGTCATAGTGCAAGTTCATTTGGAGGCCTCTAGACTTGGACTAAAGGGGCTTCCTAGGGAGCAGTTGCCCAAAATCTTGCCTCTTTTAAAGGCAAAAGGCCATCTTTTAATCCCCTTGATAGGGATAATCTATTTCCTTTTGGCGGGCTATACTCCACTCAAGGCGGCCTTTAATGGTATCGTGATCACGGTGGTTGTTTCTTTCTTGAACAAAGAAACCATGATGACCCTTCCCAAGCTCAAAGAAGCAATGGAGTCCGGTGCTAAGGGAGCTTTGGGGGTAGCGTGCGCTTGTGGAACCGTTGGTATAATCGTTGGGACCGCCACGTTGACGGGGCTGGGGCTTAGGATAGCTAGCGCCATAATAGCTCTTTCTGGAGGAATATTGATAGTTTCTCTTATGCTTACTATGGTGGCCTGCATCCTACTTGGAGCCGGCCTCCCAACTACAGCTAACTTCATAGTGACTAGCACCATGGCAGCTCCTGCTCTGTTGCAATTGGGTGTTGCTCCCATGGCCGCCTACATGTTCGTTCTTTATTTCGGTATAGCTGCTGACTTAAGCCCTCCGGTTGCATTGGCTGCCTATGCTGGGTCTGGTATAGCAGGTTCTGATCCCATGAAAACAGGAGCAACAGCGGTCAAGTTGGCTATAGCAGGTTTCCTAGTGCCCTATATTTATGTCTTTAACCCCATGCTGGTCTTGGTTGGCTTTGAGCCTATACCTTTCCTGTTGTCGATAGCGACGGCACTGCTTGGTGTGTTCTTGCTTGGTATGGGATCTATAGGTTATTATAAAGCGGAGATGGCCTTGTGGCAGCGAGTTGTGGCTATAGGCGGAGCGATAGCATTGCTAATTCCGGGAATCACGACAGACATAGTGGGGTTAGCAATATTGGTAGTTATGTTCTTGATTCAGAGGCAAAAAGCCAAAGCAGCGGCTGCATAA